Sequence from the Phragmites australis chromosome 11, lpPhrAust1.1, whole genome shotgun sequence genome:
GTTCCAAGCTCCGGCGATCGATTCTGCTCCGGTGGGCCGGCCGCCGTGGCTCCCGTTCCTGACCGCGGTGCCCGGCCGGAAAAAGCCTCGGATCGCGGTGCCCGGCCGGGCAGAGACCAGAGAGCAGCCAGCAGCGGAGCAGCGGCATATTCACCACTGCCATAAAATATTCACCACTTTTAACTGGTATTTCGCCTCCATGTCCAGAATTTCTTACATCACACACCCGGCTGATGATTCTTATGCTAGCTTACATCTATACTCTTCCATTCCAAGAGCTCGCCATATTTTTAACACATTTGCACTTGAAAAATAGATGCCCACCGTCCTCATCTAAACGCTGACACATCACATACTCGGGGTGTGATTGGATATTGGTACGAGGTCTTGCCCGTATGAATCATATAaattggttggtcgaaatcatatttattgaaaagtcTGAACGAAATTATAtctattaaaaagaaaaatatttagtttgttgTATCTATATGAACATGCcgatctatatttttatttgattaacTGAATATAAGGTTGTATGAGTAGATTCAGAAGTTGATattgtgattggttgcccgcatTAAGGTAATTTTGTGATACTAAAAATTGGATATTGGCAACATTTGCATATGCAGAGCCAGGGTAGAGTGGAAGCTAACAACTAAATACGTTTCTCCCTGAGATTATAGGTGTGCTTAGTTCCCCACATCTCCCCCATTCTGACACAACGGATGTGTAGAATCTTGAAAAGAAACTCGTTTGGTTGTTTACATCCGCTGTTGCAGTCTGGCCCAGTAGGTATAAATATACTCTCTCACACTGTCTCGGGAGTAAAACTTGATTCGAGCTTCACTCCACAGCCTGGCTTGGCGGATGCAGACTCTGCATCAGCTCATGCAAGCAGACTCATTTGTCAGTGttacaaaaattatttccatACGAGTAATCAATCACAATATCAACTCTTGCGTTTGCTCATACAACCTCATATTCAGTCAATTAAATAGAAACTTAGCTCAGCCTGTCTAAACAtatacaatcaatcaaacactcttcttttcaacaaatataaattCACTCTTTTAGTATTAGATTTCGGCTTGCTTTTTCCAACCCTTCCTCTGTTCTTATACTAAACCTCTTCTCTTCGTTCCCTTTGCCCCACCCAAAGAGGATCGCCCCTAGTAATAGCCGTCTATTTTCTCTCAGTATGCTTATAAGATACAACTCTATAAAATTTCATCCggagaaccaaacacaccatcTGCCAGCCCAGGATCACCCAATGCGGGCAACTAATCTGCCATGTCCAAATCCAACCCTCTTCTTGCAAGATTAACTCGTAAAGCCAAGGTATTATGAGTCATCCTCCAAAATTAAATGTCTAATCTTTCCGAGACCATTCAATTTCCAGTCTCTTCCGATTTTCTTCATTAAGAATCCGGCCTTGTGCTGTAGATGCATCTTCCGATCTGGTAGCCTGTTTTTCATACGCCGATCTGaccggaaaaaaaaaatccctctaTTATAATAGTGCCACGCAGGAATGTCCTCTATTGTAATATCCcctttctttttgaaaaaacaaaTGATGGGGTCGTCTTTCTTTTGAAATTTCGAGCCGTTAGGGCTTGCGTGCTTACGGTGTCGTACTGTGACATCTACTTGTGTGTTACGGCTAAGATCgcgatatataaaaaaaaaattgcctcgtgtaagtttatttttctcttttacatgtttttctcttctctctcatgCAGCTGCTGTCATGGCACAAATGTAGGGAAAAGTTGACAGGAGCCGCTACATAAATATTACCATAGGCCGTCccgtagttttttttttttttttggcagttGCATCTCTCTCTGTCCAAGCTATAGTTCAGCATTCTGGTCGAGTTTCAGTAGTTCTTTATGTACGATCGAGCTTTGACCATTGAAAAGCCCACTCGTTGACTTGCAGCAGACAATTTAGCAGAGCACAAATAATTCATTAGTCATGACACACAAATCCATAACATAAAAAAAGATCGAAGCTAAAGCTGGTAAGGTCTCAACACAAAAGCACAAATTCATTTAAACAGATGAGAAGTGACATACTACCCAACCAGCGTAACGAATCCACCAACCCATCACATGATCTTCCTTCCAAAATTATGCTGCAAAACTCTGCGTTCAGCacatgttcatttttttttttttttgtggtggCGAGACACACCGTTACATATTACTTGGCAACATTTGTATGTGCAAATCCAGGCGTGGGGGACAAAACTGTAAAACATCATCTCCAGGAAACATGGGAGTTACACACAGGAACTACATTGGGAAACTGCTGCCAATGGAGACACGAGCATGAACGTACTCACAGATAAGCCATTTCAAGCTTGTCCAGTTCTAGTTCGCTCACTTGGTCGAACTGCCATCGGCCAGTGCTTGCACTTTCTTCTCGAGCTCGGGTTTGTTAGCACCAACGAGCTTGTCGACTTGCTGCCCGTttttgaggaagaagaatgTTGGGGTTGCACGAATATCCCATGACGAGCTGAAATCCTGGAGATGAATCGCAAATTGAATTACATCACTGCCTGCTGGAAGCACCAGGGCACAATGCAGTCatttgcagttttttttttttcaggaggTTTCGCCTATTGTATCACAAAAGTGGGGACTTTACCGAAGCAAAGCACAAGAGGGCAAGAGAGTTGCTTCGAGAAAAGTTACAAGGCGTCCCTCATAGGTTTTAACTAACTATAAGCATGGAGCTGACAGGATGATAATATACTTCAGCTAATGGGAGTATAATAAGCATGCACCACATATCTTTTTACTTATTTTTAACAAACAAAAAATGATAAGATGCTCTGGGTCATCACTACAGGATTAGTGCTCATTTGCAAGATTAATGTTGCATAGCTTAGAATCTTGTCCGTAAGAAAAATGTGACTGTAGATGGCAACTAAGGAGAAAGTCATAGGGAACACTGGAACACATAGGTTACACCACGGTACTGCAGTGTGTCATTCAACCGGCTGATGCCTTTAAGTATGCAATCTTGTCATGTTAATTAACCCTTAACTGGTGCAGTTTACACAAAGACTAACAGAATCAACTGAAAAATAACATTATTGATCAGATTAACAGCATCATAGGCAGTCGTATTTTTTATTCACAGAGAATCTAAAGTGATGTATATTTCAAAGGATTGATTCAATATGGCAAGATAGAGTTTACCATTAGTTCATCAACATCTATTGTCAAGAACATGAGTTGAGGGTAAGTCTTTGACATCTCAGCATAGATAGGTGCAATGACGCGGCATGGTCCGCACCAGGTAGCGCTGAAATTTGCCACAACCTACAATAGAAATTGAGGAGTATCCTCATGTATTTGTTCACACAGCTAGCCAGCTAGGTGGCCTTTCAAGAGAATTAAGAGTTCAGAGGTATAGAAAAAGAAATTCAAGACCACCATACAATAGTTAGTACAAATTGCCCATTTTATTGAACAAGGACCATGCATGTTAAGTCCTATTATAAAAAACCGCAAAAGCTTCAACTGCTCTGGTATATTATTGGGTTTCAAGCTGAGCGCATcctcatattttcataaaagcTTTTCAGCCAGAAATTTAACATAAGAGATGAATCAGCAAATCATGTTACAGTTAAGACAACTAAAGCTAGCAGCAAATCACTATTCGTAGACAATTTGTGACCTGTTACTGGTTATATTATGTGTTTCATTACCTCATCAGGATTTCAGTCTCTGGTTCTCACAGTATAATTGCATAAGTGTTTTCCTTTTGAGAATTAAGCATGGTAGTAAGCAGGTTATGTGTAATGACTTTTTCAACCTATTAGCtccatatcattgcattcacGAATCACGATGCAAACTGAAGGATTTAAACACCAAGTATGCGTAACAAACATCATGAGAAGCGAATGATATCTCTGGTCCCTCAATTAGACTGCAAACCCACTTACAATTTTCCCATCTCTGTTTGCTTCTGCAATATTCTGATCCCAGCTCTCTTGGCTTGTTATTATATGCACATTTCCACCTTTGAAATCAAGCTTTTCTTCCTCATCGTGACGTGCctgaccaaaagaaaaaaaaaatacacattcGAGGTTATCATCTATGCAATAAAAAAAACACTTAGAATTGAATATTCTATCAGAAGGCTCACCTTTCCCGCACAACCTCCCATTGTGAACTCCAATCAACAAAGCTAGCACACCAGTGAACAAACTGCTTCCTAAATAATGTCAGACCAGTCAATATCTATATAAACAAAATGCACTTTAAAAATATAGACACGTTCTAAGAAAATTAGATTTTCAATGGGGAAAGCATTTCTCATCCATGAATAGCCTAATAGGTAATACAAACTGGTAAGTgacataaaacaaaagaaattttGAGCATACATCACCATAATATGGTTCCAACAATACCGCTTCGATGCCTCCCTTGCCCATGATCACTCAGAGACTGGTAAGTGTTCTAATGTCAACAAGTATACTGccggtgcccccccccccccccccaaaaaaaatgtgTGTATCTATTTCAAGCTTTAAAAACACCTTACACAAAAACCAAAATCAAGCAAACCAAACCCGGCCAGCCTTTGCTGATAGAAGTAGAACAGCTTGAGAGCCTGATAAACAACCTAATCTAGAATCATCTGAACATCACTATGACCTTCACCAGTGACTTCAAACGTCTCGGGAATCAGCACCAGGGACCGCACAACGACCACGCGCCTCCTGTAAGCCATTCTTGTCCCAGCCCATCCCAATTAAATCCCAAAAAACAACCATCTCGACGATAAACAAGTCACTATGTCGCCCCTCCTTTTCGTCCTGCACGAACTACCCGCAATTACCCAAGGAACAGGAGATAACAAACGAGTAATCGACACTGACTAGGTTGCATGAACCCTAATgttggaccccccccccccccctcgggaATCCAAAAGAGGGAAAAAAACATTTCTTCCTCCGAAGCAGTAACGTTTCCAAACGATCCGCAGGTAGCGCCACCAGAACCATCGGAACGGATCGGGTGAGAGAGGAACCGAGCAAGATTCACCTGGGATCGGAGCGGGGATTTGGCCGCCAAGGGGAGCCCCGCCTGCAGCCGCAGAGCTGACGCGGTACTTGTGAACGGAGGAGACGGCAGCCCTGGATCTCCTCGCTGCGCACGCGATCGAGAAACCCAACTCGATGTGCAACCAGCCGCAAccctccctcgccgccgccgcggagtTGACGAGGGGAAGGGGGCGGACGTTGGATTTTATACAACTTGTGTTGCTTTCCTTCTGTCTGGAGAAGGCGACGGCGACCACGACGACGCGGTCGCCGCTTTGGATGGTTCCGGCCGGCTTCCCGCGTCGGGCGTGACGGTGGAGGAGCCCGCGTCGTAACGGCCACAACTAGGACGGCTCGGGTCGGCGCGACTCGTTTCGTTTCCGGCTGCCGCCTGGGGaagaaattatttttcttttctttactaGTTGAGAATTTAAGCGTTGTaacgaaaataaaaattacgTAAGATGATATCAAATATATGTAAGCTATTGTTTACAGGCTACTTAATATGTCGATAGGTCTAGCATATAGTAAGATTATGAAGGAATAGAAAGTTGCAAAATCAAATTTATTTGACAGCACACCAGGTTGTTCTGTTGGTGGTTCAGCAACAAAACCAAGTGCTGCTTGTTATTCACATGTCCTTTCATATAATTTCACATATAACAAAGGATATGATGATGGAGCAGGCCTGTGCATTTATGAGGGTCAATCAATATGGGTCGAATTAAAACACATCCTGACCATTATAGTATTATTATCTTCCTATATACAATATCATATGTAATCATTAGTACATAGTAAGATACTCTATGCAACTCAAATCACTGCAGGTTATGCGAAAAGACAATGTAAGCAGTATTATCATAAAGAAAGAGAACCCAAATTGTTCTAACATTTGTACTATGAGAACAGTCTCTTGCCTATCAAAACAAATCTAAAAgtcttatagattttaaatCTTGAATAATAGGAATTTTGAGGGATGCAAAAAAATCTTACGGGTTCTCAATGAAACTGTTTCCTGCAAGCTCATCAAGAATAAAGGTAAAAGCGGCGTACGATGTGTATTTATCGTAAATGTATCAATAAGCGCAGATTTCAAAAGCAGCCCATGTTgggcataccttgatagtcGCTGAATTAGATTTCACAACCTGACGGTTAAAGATCTGTGCCAGTATCACTTGTTAGTTTAGTATAAATACACATCGATAGGTTGTAACATACACATTACAAGAGGGCCTAATTCTACTAATAATGAACAAATAAACATATAATCACACTGCAGAAGACATACCTCACTCTGCCCTGATGGGACGTCTAAGCGGTAGTAGCATCCCTTCGGCCGGAGCTACCCAGCAAACTGAATCTCATTGTTCCTAATGCACAAGCACGAAAATTAAAATATCATCCtacaagtggtaaataatagcTCTACAAGTCCTACATTAGTATTGCACGACGACACTTGCATCGCCACAACGACACAAGTTACCCATAAATCATAAATGGGCATTGCATTACCACTCACCACAATGCGAGCAGTCGAAAGCCATCAGGATCACCTGCAGAttcacaaataaaatttcaCTACGCTCTCCGAACACGAATCAGAAAAAACAGTTCATGCTCACGTTCTCGTCGCAGCGCATGCAGAGGGACTCGATCTTGTGCGGCGGTGTGGTGTGCACCTCGTCGCCGCCAGCTACAGCTACCGCCACCGTCGTCTCCGTCGCGGAGCGGAGGTCCACCACCACGCGCCCGTCCTCGCCTGAACTCTCAATGGCAGCCAAAGACCGACGTGGATCGCATCGCTCACAAAGAAGATAAGGCTCACAAGCGCAAAGGTAAGAAGGTAGGGATTACCGGATTGGAAGGCAAGCGAGAGGCCGACTCAGCTCGGCCGGCGAGCGAGCGGATGTGTGGAAGGcttctcccctctccctccaacTCCGACGCAGGGAGGAttaaagaggagagaggggggcaGGGTGGAAGGAGATGCATGGGGAGGAGCACATGTTGCTGGCGATCCGCAATGACAAGGAGCTGTAGCAGCGGAtctggagaaggaggaggaactggtggtggaggaggaggaccggGCGGCGGGGTAGGGTTGGGGCGGCACAAGGAGTGGGTGGAGCAGGGCACGGAGATGCGGGCCACATGTCGGTACCGAGTTTTAAGAGAGGGGTGGACTACGGAACAAGACAGAACGTCCTACCTAGTGCGGGAACCACTACGTACTTTTGAAGTAATAGAGATTTACCTTTTTGATGGAGCAATGCAACTTCAATTTTTCGAGGGCATAAAAACTGGTGTGGAATTTTGCATTGGATTTTGTGTAGCTCTCTGA
This genomic interval carries:
- the LOC133884416 gene encoding thioredoxin H4-2 is translated as MGGCAGKARHDEEEKLDFKGGNVHIITSQESWDQNIAEANRDGKIVVANFSATWCGPCRVIAPIYAEMSKTYPQLMFLTIDVDELMDFSSSWDIRATPTFFFLKNGQQVDKLVGANKPELEKKVQALADGSSTK